In a genomic window of Fibrobacter sp. UWH4:
- a CDS encoding FISUMP domain-containing protein: MGAKYFLFAACALLFAACIDEGVAPRDIRGDKRYDIPVSSSSVASSSSVSQSSSSKESLSSAEETSSSSQESSSNSAHYTVGYIAHSIDAHYKFTSFRGFTWIAKNEASDCYDFWKSDCADSLGVCYDIDEENCAQYGRLYTWAEAMHLPDSCNYTQCEYSEKQRSVCTAGYHVATYQDWQNLDFVLEESWDFENMSYYLKSSDEWNGVNQFEFNILPGGYLQDDDQFVGLGEKTRFWAPYDGGLSGFMLFDSSDAATFITETRPGNARAYIRCVHD, translated from the coding sequence ATGGGCGCGAAATACTTTCTGTTTGCCGCATGCGCCTTGCTGTTTGCGGCCTGCATCGACGAAGGCGTTGCGCCCAGGGACATCCGCGGGGATAAAAGGTACGATATCCCGGTCTCCAGTTCGAGCGTTGCTTCGAGTTCATCTGTGTCCCAGTCGTCGAGTTCAAAAGAATCCTTGTCGAGCGCCGAAGAAACTTCATCGAGTTCCCAGGAATCCTCGTCGAACTCTGCGCATTATACCGTCGGATATATCGCCCATAGCATTGATGCGCATTACAAGTTCACGTCATTTAGGGGTTTCACCTGGATTGCGAAAAACGAGGCTTCGGACTGTTACGATTTCTGGAAATCGGACTGCGCAGATTCGCTAGGGGTCTGCTACGACATCGATGAGGAGAATTGCGCACAGTACGGAAGGCTCTACACCTGGGCCGAGGCGATGCACCTGCCGGATTCGTGCAATTACACGCAGTGCGAATATTCGGAGAAGCAACGGAGCGTATGTACCGCTGGCTACCATGTTGCGACCTACCAGGATTGGCAGAATCTGGACTTTGTACTGGAAGAATCATGGGACTTTGAGAATATGTCCTATTATCTGAAATCTTCTGACGAGTGGAACGGCGTAAATCAGTTCGAGTTTAACATATTGCCCGGCGGCTACCTGCAAGACGATGATCAGTTTGTGGGGCTAGGGGAGAAAACCCGGTTCTGGGCTCCGTATGATGGTGGCTTGTCGGGCTTTATGTTATTTGACAGTTCAGATGCCGCGACATTCATTACCGAAACTCGACCGGGAAACGCCCGCGCCTATATCCGCTGCGTTCACGATTAA
- the gltB gene encoding glutamate synthase large subunit has translation MNAQALYDPANEHDACGVGLVANINNVASHQIVLQGITVLKRLMHRGAAGGDPETGDGAGLLLSMPHKFFRKVNPELPARYGVAMSFVDNTLDADAFDAKIKEIAAAEGVKVLNFREVPVNPEKIGRTARETLPHIRQVFFDGTAFENDGAFDIKLYVVRRLMEKACNGLYVCSCSRRSIVYKGLLLASQIEGFYKDLNDLDFESPIALVHQRYSTNTFPTWPLAHPFRYLAHNGEINTLRGNLNSLRAREPHLKSEIIGDDLQKLLPLVPAGQSDSASLDNMFELLVAAGRSLPHAMMMLMPQAWGKKHYLGRDVRGFFEYESMLMEPWDGPAAVAFSDGVNAGAILDRNGLRPARYTLCKDGLFVMASETGVLDLRDDEVEEKGRLKPGEIIYLDLENHRILKNAEMKAQVARAKPYRRWVAENKMSVRGLFSEINPSDVPDDILVQQKRFGYSAEDLSIILQPMAKNGAEPIGSMGNDAALAVLSDKPQPLFNYFKQLFAQVTNPPIDPIREELVMSLTTYIGNHGNILEETPEQAHLIKIPRPIVSEDEIRRFENIGDKAFKAKVLKMQFPLGGDGSVLEAALQNLAGDAVRAVQDNYDIIVLSDKNIDWGYVPIPSLLATACVNRALVEAGVRPEIGLIVQSGEVREVMHFALLLGYGATVINPYLAFESITNMCHNGDLDVDPVTAAANYVKAVDKGLLKIMSKMGISTLRSYRSAQIFEAVGLNRELIEKFLPGTASRIEGIGLEEIAREVGERQKIAFADASKVLQSGGQYAFRKEGEKHLWTPQSLAAFRQAVQGGDYEKFKVYSKLINDQSERQATLRGLFKFKAATPIDISEVESRESIVKHFVAGAMSLGSLSPEAHETIAIAMNRIGAMSNCGEGGEDPDRDTPAPNGDIRSSAIRQVASGRFGVTIDYLRHAKDLQIKMAQGAKPGEGGQLPAHKVNEFVARIRHSIPNVSLISPPPHHDIYSIEDLAQLIYDLRNANPKARVSVKLVSEVGVGTIAAGVAKAHADVVLISGHDGGTGASPLTSIKHAGLPWELGIAEAEQTLVLNDLRGRIKLQVDGQLKTGRDVVVAALLGAEEFGFATNLLVSLGCVMDRKCHTNQCPMGIATQDPEYRKRFAGKPEYVENFLYFIADEVREILASLGLRSLAEACGRSDLLERDEAIAFYKAHNLDFSKIFETVDGGIKSFDKNFVKEPLENFDRRELLPFVVDTLKSGASVELCTVVHNVDRTVGTELSGEVDEHFGVKGLPEDTIKIHLQGVAGQSFGAFLAPGITLDLQGEANDFMGKGLSGGKIIVRPPSNASFKAEDNVIAGNVIGYGGTSGKIFINGLAGERFGIRNSGMLLVSEGVGDHGCEYMTGGRVVVLGRVGVNFAAGMTGGFAYVYDETGHFDLSCNVDSADLESVLPGTESESELLDIIKQHVEATGSEKGKRILENWNSERPKFVKIFPVDYRNALLKGGERALQARL, from the coding sequence ATGAACGCTCAAGCACTTTACGATCCGGCCAACGAACACGATGCCTGCGGTGTCGGCCTGGTCGCCAATATTAATAATGTTGCCTCGCACCAGATTGTGCTGCAGGGCATTACCGTTTTGAAGAGGCTCATGCACCGCGGTGCAGCAGGTGGAGACCCGGAAACCGGCGACGGTGCGGGTCTCTTGCTTTCGATGCCCCACAAGTTTTTCCGCAAGGTGAATCCGGAACTCCCTGCCCGCTACGGCGTGGCGATGTCCTTTGTGGACAATACGCTGGATGCCGATGCCTTTGATGCGAAGATCAAGGAGATTGCCGCTGCCGAGGGCGTGAAGGTGCTGAACTTCCGCGAGGTGCCGGTGAATCCTGAAAAGATTGGCCGCACGGCCCGCGAAACCTTGCCGCATATCCGCCAGGTGTTCTTTGACGGAACTGCGTTTGAAAACGACGGTGCGTTTGATATTAAGTTGTATGTGGTTCGCCGCCTGATGGAAAAGGCTTGCAATGGCTTATATGTTTGCAGTTGCAGCCGCCGTAGCATCGTCTATAAGGGCCTGCTTCTGGCGAGCCAGATTGAAGGCTTCTACAAGGACTTGAACGATCTCGATTTCGAGAGCCCGATTGCCCTTGTTCACCAACGCTACTCCACGAACACGTTCCCCACATGGCCGCTGGCGCATCCGTTCCGCTACCTCGCTCACAACGGCGAAATCAACACCCTGCGCGGTAACCTCAACAGTCTGCGCGCCCGCGAACCGCACCTGAAGAGCGAAATTATCGGTGACGATTTGCAGAAGCTTTTGCCGCTCGTTCCGGCGGGGCAGAGTGACTCGGCCAGCCTTGACAACATGTTTGAGCTCCTCGTCGCTGCGGGTCGTAGCCTTCCGCATGCGATGATGATGCTCATGCCTCAGGCCTGGGGCAAGAAACATTACCTGGGCCGCGACGTGCGCGGGTTCTTTGAATACGAATCCATGCTCATGGAACCGTGGGATGGCCCTGCTGCCGTGGCGTTCAGCGATGGCGTGAATGCGGGTGCGATTCTCGACCGCAACGGCCTTCGTCCGGCGCGTTACACTCTGTGTAAAGACGGTCTTTTCGTGATGGCCTCCGAGACGGGCGTGCTCGACCTCCGCGATGACGAGGTGGAAGAAAAGGGCCGCCTCAAGCCCGGCGAAATCATTTATTTGGACCTGGAAAACCACCGCATTTTGAAGAATGCGGAGATGAAGGCGCAGGTAGCCCGCGCCAAGCCTTACCGCCGCTGGGTTGCCGAAAACAAGATGAGCGTTCGCGGGCTCTTCAGTGAAATCAACCCGTCCGACGTTCCCGACGACATTCTGGTGCAGCAGAAGCGTTTTGGCTATTCTGCCGAAGACCTCTCCATCATTTTGCAGCCCATGGCGAAGAACGGTGCAGAGCCGATTGGCTCTATGGGTAACGATGCCGCGCTGGCCGTGCTTTCGGACAAGCCGCAGCCGTTGTTCAACTACTTCAAACAGCTGTTCGCCCAGGTGACTAACCCGCCGATTGACCCGATCCGCGAAGAGCTGGTGATGAGCCTTACGACCTACATTGGGAACCACGGCAACATCCTGGAAGAGACTCCGGAGCAGGCGCACCTCATCAAGATTCCGCGCCCGATTGTGAGCGAAGACGAAATTCGCCGCTTTGAAAATATCGGCGACAAGGCTTTCAAGGCGAAGGTGCTCAAGATGCAGTTCCCGCTGGGCGGTGACGGTTCCGTGCTGGAAGCGGCCCTGCAGAACTTGGCTGGCGATGCCGTGCGCGCCGTGCAGGACAACTACGATATTATCGTGCTTTCGGACAAGAATATTGACTGGGGCTACGTGCCTATACCTTCGCTTCTCGCGACGGCTTGCGTGAACCGCGCCCTGGTGGAAGCGGGTGTTCGCCCCGAAATCGGCTTGATCGTGCAGAGCGGCGAAGTCCGCGAAGTGATGCACTTTGCCCTGCTCCTCGGTTACGGTGCCACGGTCATCAACCCGTATCTCGCGTTTGAAAGCATCACCAACATGTGTCACAACGGAGACCTGGATGTGGATCCGGTGACGGCTGCTGCAAATTATGTAAAGGCTGTCGATAAGGGCCTGCTCAAGATTATGAGCAAGATGGGTATTTCTACCCTCCGCAGCTACCGCAGTGCACAAATTTTCGAAGCCGTGGGCCTGAACCGCGAACTCATCGAGAAGTTCCTGCCGGGTACCGCAAGCCGCATCGAAGGTATCGGCCTCGAAGAGATTGCCCGTGAAGTGGGTGAGCGCCAGAAGATTGCGTTTGCCGATGCAAGTAAGGTTCTGCAGTCGGGCGGCCAGTATGCATTCCGCAAGGAAGGCGAGAAGCACCTGTGGACTCCGCAGTCTCTTGCCGCATTCCGCCAGGCGGTGCAGGGTGGCGACTATGAGAAGTTCAAGGTCTACAGCAAGCTGATTAATGACCAGTCCGAACGTCAGGCGACTTTGCGCGGGCTCTTCAAGTTCAAGGCTGCAACGCCGATTGATATTTCTGAAGTTGAATCTCGCGAATCTATCGTGAAGCATTTTGTGGCTGGTGCAATGAGCCTGGGTTCCTTGAGCCCCGAAGCCCACGAGACGATTGCCATTGCGATGAACCGCATCGGTGCCATGAGCAACTGCGGTGAAGGTGGTGAAGACCCTGACCGCGATACGCCCGCCCCGAACGGCGATATCCGTAGTTCTGCCATCCGCCAGGTGGCATCGGGCCGCTTTGGCGTGACCATCGATTACCTGCGCCATGCGAAGGATTTGCAAATCAAGATGGCCCAGGGCGCAAAGCCCGGTGAAGGTGGCCAGCTGCCGGCGCACAAGGTGAACGAGTTCGTTGCACGCATCCGTCACTCCATTCCGAACGTGTCGCTGATTTCTCCGCCACCGCATCACGATATTTACTCCATCGAAGACCTGGCGCAGCTGATTTACGACCTGCGCAACGCCAACCCGAAGGCCCGTGTTTCCGTGAAGCTCGTATCCGAAGTAGGTGTGGGCACGATTGCCGCAGGTGTGGCGAAGGCCCATGCCGACGTGGTGCTGATTTCCGGTCACGATGGCGGTACGGGTGCATCTCCGCTGACATCCATCAAGCATGCCGGCCTCCCGTGGGAACTGGGCATTGCCGAAGCGGAACAGACGCTGGTGCTGAACGATTTGCGCGGGCGCATCAAGCTCCAGGTGGATGGCCAGCTCAAGACGGGCCGCGACGTGGTGGTGGCCGCCCTCCTCGGTGCCGAAGAGTTCGGATTTGCGACGAACCTTCTCGTGAGCCTTGGCTGCGTGATGGACCGCAAGTGCCATACGAACCAGTGCCCCATGGGTATCGCTACGCAGGATCCTGAATACCGCAAGCGTTTTGCGGGCAAGCCCGAATACGTGGAAAACTTCCTCTACTTCATTGCCGACGAAGTTCGCGAGATTCTCGCAAGCCTTGGCCTGCGCTCGTTGGCGGAAGCCTGCGGCCGTAGCGATTTGCTGGAACGGGACGAGGCGATTGCCTTCTACAAGGCGCACAACCTGGACTTCTCCAAGATTTTCGAAACTGTTGATGGCGGTATAAAGTCCTTCGACAAGAACTTCGTGAAGGAACCGCTTGAAAACTTCGACCGTCGTGAACTCCTGCCGTTTGTGGTCGACACTCTCAAGAGTGGCGCTTCGGTGGAACTTTGCACGGTGGTGCACAACGTTGACCGTACGGTGGGTACGGAACTTTCCGGCGAGGTGGATGAACACTTCGGTGTGAAGGGCCTCCCCGAAGATACCATCAAGATTCACCTGCAGGGTGTCGCGGGCCAGAGCTTCGGTGCATTCCTCGCTCCGGGTATCACTCTCGATTTGCAGGGCGAAGCCAACGATTTTATGGGCAAGGGTCTTTCGGGCGGTAAGATTATCGTGCGCCCGCCTAGCAATGCAAGCTTCAAGGCCGAAGACAACGTGATTGCGGGTAACGTCATCGGTTACGGCGGAACCTCGGGCAAGATTTTCATCAACGGCCTCGCGGGCGAACGCTTCGGCATCCGCAACTCGGGCATGCTTCTGGTCAGCGAAGGCGTGGGTGACCACGGCTGCGAATACATGACTGGCGGTCGCGTTGTAGTGCTTGGTCGCGTGGGCGTGAATTTCGCCGCAGGTATGACAGGTGGCTTTGCCTATGTCTATGATGAGACGGGGCATTTTGACCTGAGCTGCAACGTGGATTCCGCCGACCTGGAAAGCGTACTTCCGGGCACCGAGAGCGAAAGCGAACTGCTCGATATCATCAAGCAGCACGTGGAGGCGACTGGCAGCGAGAAGGGCAAGCGCATTCTCGAGAACTGGAATAGCGAACGTCCGAAGTTCGTGAAGATTTTCCCGGTGGATTACAGGAACGCACTTTTGAAAGGAGGTGAGCGCGCCTTGCAAGCAAGGCTTTGA
- a CDS encoding glutamate synthase subunit beta — protein sequence MQQTNRIADIYRPVEERVKDNNEVERKLTSIEIIGQAERCHTCGIPFCHGAGCPLGNLVPEFNAAIAAGNAERAYDIISKTAFFPEFTGRVCPALCESACTGNVHNDPVMVRQIEKFIIETAFEEGRVVLPTAEPNGKTAAVIGSGPSGLFAAEALRRKGYSVTVYEKREKAGGLLRYGIPNWKLDKSIIDRRIALLESAGIKFVYNTEIGKDIAAEYIHKNFDEVFLAIGTPNARDLKIPGREAEGIFLALDFLHGAEMPGETNPEKFSAKGRKVLVIGGGDTGNDCVGKAIREGCESVLQVEFMPKPPEERSPSTPWPDWPYMLRTSYAQHEGGERRWNVSSKQFIVKDGRVAGVEAVRVEWEMSPQGRPLKPNEVPNSTEVIDTDLVVLAMGFTGVPAEGLVNDLGLQLTPRTAIIPDPARHIYAVGDCANGASLVVRAMADAKRVVISL from the coding sequence ATGCAGCAAACTAACCGAATCGCAGACATCTACCGCCCTGTCGAAGAGCGTGTCAAGGACAACAACGAAGTCGAGCGCAAGCTCACTTCAATCGAAATCATCGGCCAGGCGGAACGCTGCCATACATGCGGTATTCCGTTCTGCCATGGTGCAGGTTGCCCGCTCGGTAATCTCGTCCCTGAATTCAATGCGGCTATTGCCGCCGGGAATGCGGAACGGGCCTACGATATCATCAGCAAGACAGCGTTTTTCCCTGAGTTTACGGGCCGCGTTTGCCCTGCGCTCTGCGAATCCGCCTGTACTGGTAACGTGCATAACGATCCGGTGATGGTGCGCCAGATCGAGAAATTCATCATCGAGACAGCCTTCGAGGAAGGTCGCGTGGTACTCCCGACGGCTGAACCGAACGGGAAGACTGCGGCAGTTATCGGTTCTGGTCCTTCGGGGCTCTTTGCTGCCGAGGCCTTGCGCCGTAAGGGTTATTCTGTTACCGTTTATGAAAAACGCGAAAAGGCGGGTGGCCTGCTGCGTTACGGCATCCCGAACTGGAAGCTTGACAAGTCCATTATCGACCGTCGTATCGCCCTGTTGGAATCCGCTGGAATCAAGTTTGTCTACAATACCGAAATCGGTAAGGACATCGCGGCGGAATACATCCACAAGAATTTTGACGAGGTGTTCCTCGCCATCGGTACACCGAACGCCCGTGACTTGAAAATCCCGGGCCGCGAAGCCGAAGGTATTTTCCTTGCTCTAGATTTCTTGCACGGTGCCGAAATGCCGGGCGAAACCAATCCCGAAAAGTTCAGCGCCAAGGGTCGCAAGGTTCTGGTGATTGGCGGTGGCGATACGGGTAACGACTGCGTGGGTAAGGCCATCCGCGAAGGATGCGAAAGTGTACTCCAGGTGGAATTCATGCCCAAGCCGCCTGAGGAACGTTCTCCGTCTACGCCGTGGCCGGATTGGCCGTACATGCTGCGCACGAGCTATGCCCAGCACGAAGGTGGCGAACGCCGCTGGAATGTGTCGTCCAAGCAGTTCATCGTGAAGGATGGTCGCGTGGCCGGTGTCGAAGCTGTCCGCGTGGAATGGGAAATGTCCCCGCAGGGCCGTCCGCTTAAGCCGAACGAAGTCCCGAATTCTACCGAGGTCATCGATACCGACCTGGTGGTGCTTGCCATGGGCTTTACCGGAGTGCCTGCCGAGGGCCTGGTGAACGACCTTGGCCTGCAGCTCACTCCGCGAACAGCGATTATCCCGGACCCCGCACGGCACATCTATGCGGTGGGCGACTGCGCCAACGGTGCTTCCCTCGTGGTTCGTGCCATGGCCGATGCGAAGCGAGTCGTGATTTCGTTGTAG
- the fabF gene encoding beta-ketoacyl-ACP synthase II, with protein sequence MEEVVITGMGCVSALGNTPELLWNNLLEGKSGLATIDRFDVTNYPIKIAAAVKEFDGSEFISPRDSSRLSRCIQYAVYASFQALKNAGISPENEDPTRSGVIIGSGIGGMQIYSDSVVSLSNRGPSRVSPFFIPMSIVNMPAGEVSNRTGWMGPCYAVVSACATSNHSIAAAYDQIRLGRADIMLAGGTDETVNNVALAGFTSMKALSKRNDDPTTASRPFDKDRDGFVIGEGSGILVLESLTHAKKRGANILARVAGIGVSADAHHMSAPREDGEGVRLAIEMALREAGISPKDVGYVNTHGTSTPLGDVAECSALEKVFAGATDSLKVNSSKCMIGHALGAAGALEAIITVKSLQNQMIHATTNVFNQDERIHLDVCANKNTSHSFNYAMSDSFGFGGQNSVLLLGRN encoded by the coding sequence ATGGAAGAAGTCGTAATCACTGGTATGGGGTGTGTTTCCGCCCTCGGCAATACGCCGGAACTCCTTTGGAACAACCTGCTGGAAGGTAAATCCGGACTCGCAACGATCGATCGCTTCGACGTGACCAACTATCCGATCAAGATAGCTGCCGCCGTCAAGGAATTCGATGGTTCTGAATTTATTTCCCCGCGCGATTCGTCCCGCCTCTCTAGGTGCATCCAGTACGCTGTGTATGCTTCTTTCCAGGCTCTTAAGAACGCCGGTATTTCTCCTGAAAACGAAGATCCGACCCGTTCTGGCGTGATTATCGGTTCCGGTATCGGCGGTATGCAGATCTATAGCGATTCCGTCGTTTCGCTTTCGAACCGTGGCCCGAGCCGCGTGTCCCCGTTCTTCATTCCGATGTCTATCGTGAACATGCCCGCTGGTGAAGTTTCCAACCGCACCGGCTGGATGGGCCCCTGCTACGCAGTGGTTTCCGCATGCGCAACCTCTAACCACTCTATCGCCGCCGCCTACGACCAAATCCGCTTGGGCCGCGCCGATATCATGCTCGCCGGTGGTACCGACGAAACCGTGAACAATGTCGCTCTCGCTGGCTTTACCTCTATGAAGGCCTTGAGCAAGCGCAACGACGATCCGACGACGGCATCCCGCCCGTTCGATAAGGACCGCGACGGTTTCGTGATCGGTGAAGGTTCTGGCATTCTCGTTCTCGAAAGCCTTACGCACGCTAAGAAGCGTGGCGCCAACATTCTCGCTCGCGTGGCTGGTATCGGCGTGAGCGCTGATGCTCACCATATGTCTGCTCCGCGTGAAGACGGCGAAGGCGTCCGCCTCGCTATCGAAATGGCTCTCCGCGAAGCCGGTATTTCCCCGAAGGATGTGGGCTACGTGAACACCCACGGTACTTCGACTCCGCTCGGCGACGTTGCTGAATGCTCCGCACTCGAAAAGGTCTTTGCCGGCGCCACCGACAGCCTCAAGGTGAACTCTTCCAAGTGCATGATCGGCCACGCTCTCGGCGCCGCCGGTGCTCTCGAAGCCATCATCACCGTGAAGTCCTTGCAGAATCAGATGATTCACGCGACCACGAACGTGTTCAACCAGGACGAACGCATCCACCTCGATGTGTGCGCCAACAAGAACACCAGCCACTCGTTCAACTACGCCATGTCCGACAGCTTCGGCTTCGGTGGCCAGAACAGCGTGCTGCTCCTCGGCCGCAACTAG
- a CDS encoding DUF2279 domain-containing protein produces MKFFRSLSIALVTLLFASISLQAAPYDPPTWRDSTWDYRSEDPGDTTELSIAKGVGVASTVLIAYGAAYWLVFHKGWWDEQGNDFHFENDFDYALNLDKLGHFASGVMMGETFYEAYRWAGISEFNSYLFAGLSAFATHVAIDVKDGFAPKWGFSVFDVLSGTLGGFLPMAERYVPVFKYVDLKWSYWINSKAYYRQSDTGVFTDDYCNQTFWASFKVYRLLPKAARAYYPSWLALAAGLSIDEGVFTGDPHPHREVYIALDYDLEAFRPQSRMARTIVKYLNYFKLPAPTVQVYPEFHWYLLYPIKF; encoded by the coding sequence GTGAAATTTTTTCGTTCCCTATCGATTGCGCTGGTGACGCTCCTGTTTGCAAGCATTTCCTTGCAGGCCGCCCCTTACGATCCGCCGACCTGGCGCGATTCTACGTGGGATTACCGCAGCGAAGACCCCGGTGATACGACCGAGCTTTCGATTGCCAAGGGCGTGGGCGTGGCCTCGACGGTCCTGATTGCCTACGGTGCAGCCTACTGGCTCGTTTTCCACAAGGGATGGTGGGACGAACAGGGGAACGATTTCCATTTCGAGAATGACTTTGACTATGCCCTGAACCTGGACAAGCTCGGACATTTCGCTTCGGGTGTCATGATGGGCGAAACCTTCTACGAGGCTTACCGTTGGGCGGGAATTTCCGAGTTCAACTCTTACCTTTTTGCGGGACTTTCTGCTTTTGCGACGCATGTGGCGATTGATGTGAAGGACGGCTTTGCGCCCAAGTGGGGCTTTAGCGTTTTCGACGTATTGTCGGGTACCTTGGGAGGCTTTCTGCCTATGGCAGAGCGCTATGTTCCCGTGTTCAAGTATGTGGATCTCAAGTGGAGTTACTGGATCAATTCCAAGGCGTATTACAGACAAAGTGATACGGGCGTGTTTACGGATGATTACTGCAATCAGACCTTCTGGGCTTCGTTCAAGGTTTATCGCCTGTTGCCGAAGGCCGCCCGTGCGTATTATCCGAGCTGGCTTGCCCTGGCGGCGGGTCTCAGTATCGACGAGGGCGTGTTTACGGGGGATCCGCACCCGCATCGTGAAGTCTATATTGCGCTGGATTACGACCTGGAAGCTTTCCGCCCGCAGAGCCGTATGGCGCGCACCATCGTGAAGTACCTGAATTACTTCAAGCTGCCGGCCCCGACCGTGCAAGTTTATCCCGAATTCCACTGGTATTTGCTGTACCCGATTAAGTTCTGA
- a CDS encoding riboflavin synthase, producing the protein MFTGIIQSTGEIVSIESRGDALTMRLKSPGFFKNCKLGDSVANDGVCLSIESCTDDEATFCLMHQTVENTAFKQAAVGKLVNLELPCRADSFMGGHFVMGHVDCITEVIKVTPRETGVEVDLKLPADLRRYVIRRGSISLNGISLTVAEKFEDSIRVCIIPETLARTNLRNWVPGTIVNVEVDMLGKYIENYLKERDLA; encoded by the coding sequence ATGTTTACGGGAATTATTCAATCTACCGGTGAAATCGTTTCTATCGAAAGTAGGGGCGATGCGCTTACCATGCGCCTTAAGTCACCGGGCTTTTTTAAAAATTGTAAGTTGGGCGACAGTGTCGCCAACGACGGTGTTTGTCTTTCCATTGAATCTTGCACCGATGACGAAGCTACTTTCTGCCTGATGCACCAGACAGTCGAAAACACGGCTTTTAAGCAGGCCGCTGTCGGCAAGTTGGTGAATCTGGAACTTCCGTGCCGTGCAGACAGCTTTATGGGCGGTCACTTTGTGATGGGCCATGTGGACTGCATTACCGAAGTCATCAAGGTGACTCCGCGTGAAACGGGTGTGGAAGTGGATTTGAAACTTCCGGCGGATTTGCGTCGCTACGTGATTCGCCGCGGTTCGATTTCGCTCAACGGAATCAGCCTGACGGTCGCTGAAAAGTTCGAAGATTCCATTCGCGTGTGTATTATCCCTGAAACCTTGGCCCGCACGAACCTGCGCAACTGGGTTCCGGGAACCATCGTGAATGTGGAAGTCGACATGCTCGGCAAGTATATTGAAAATTATCTGAAGGAACGTGACCTTGCTTAA
- a CDS encoding bifunctional 3,4-dihydroxy-2-butanone-4-phosphate synthase/GTP cyclohydrolase II: MTLLNTIEEAIEDFKNGKFLIVVDDEDRENEGDFVIAAEKITPEKVNFMLHEGRGVLCAPLPIKRCHELNLTRQTAENTSILGTPFTIMVDKIEGCTTGVSAHDRAATILALSDPNSKPSDFGRPGHISPLYAQEEGVLRRAGHTEAAVDLAKLAGLRPAAALIEIMNEDGTMARMPQLQEVAKKFNLKIISIHDLIDYRLKNEKLVQRVAAPHVQTKYGDFTAYAYRSKTDGVEHVAWVAGNPDFSKPVYVRVHSECLTGDIFGSLRCDCGEQLAAAMKFIGEHGGVFLYMRGQEGRGIGLCNKLRAYELQEKGMDTVEANLHLGFKSDLRQYGTGAQILADLGVKEMRLLTNNPSKISGITAYGLKIVERVPIEIKPNKENLFYLLTKQKKMGHQLHVDEAAGAAGIASQENLKEEK, translated from the coding sequence GTGACCTTGCTTAATACCATTGAAGAGGCCATCGAAGATTTTAAGAACGGCAAGTTTTTGATTGTGGTCGACGACGAAGACCGCGAAAACGAAGGCGACTTTGTCATCGCTGCCGAAAAGATTACGCCCGAAAAGGTGAACTTCATGCTTCACGAAGGTCGTGGCGTGCTTTGCGCACCGCTCCCGATTAAGCGTTGCCATGAACTGAACCTCACGCGGCAGACCGCCGAGAATACCTCGATTCTCGGGACTCCGTTTACCATCATGGTCGATAAAATTGAAGGCTGCACCACGGGTGTATCCGCTCACGACCGTGCGGCGACGATTCTAGCGCTTTCGGACCCGAATTCCAAGCCCAGCGACTTTGGGCGGCCGGGGCATATTTCGCCCCTGTACGCCCAGGAAGAGGGCGTACTCCGTCGCGCAGGCCATACTGAAGCCGCAGTCGATCTCGCAAAGCTTGCTGGACTAAGACCTGCAGCCGCCCTTATCGAAATCATGAACGAAGACGGCACCATGGCTCGCATGCCGCAACTTCAGGAAGTGGCGAAGAAGTTTAACCTCAAGATTATCTCGATCCACGACCTCATCGATTACCGCCTGAAAAATGAAAAGCTCGTGCAGCGCGTAGCCGCTCCGCATGTGCAGACCAAGTACGGTGATTTTACCGCTTACGCTTACCGCAGCAAGACCGATGGCGTAGAACATGTGGCCTGGGTTGCCGGAAACCCCGACTTCAGCAAGCCGGTTTACGTGCGCGTTCATAGCGAATGCCTTACGGGCGATATCTTTGGCAGTCTTCGCTGCGACTGCGGCGAACAGCTGGCCGCCGCCATGAAGTTCATCGGCGAGCACGGCGGCGTGTTCCTTTACATGCGCGGCCAGGAAGGCCGTGGAATCGGTCTTTGCAACAAGCTCCGCGCCTACGAGTTGCAAGAAAAGGGCATGGACACGGTCGAAGCGAACCTGCACCTTGGGTTCAAGTCGGACCTGCGTCAGTACGGTACGGGCGCCCAGATTTTGGCAGACCTCGGCGTCAAGGAAATGCGTCTCTTGACGAATAACCCGAGCAAGATTTCGGGCATTACGGCTTATGGCCTTAAGATTGTGGAACGCGTGCCAATCGAAATCAAGCCGAACAAGGAAAACCTGTTCTACCTGCTCACGAAGCAGAAAAAGATGGGGCACCAGCTGCATGTCGATGAAGCTGCCGGTGCTGCAGGCATTGCGTCCCAAGAGAATTTGAAAGAGGAAAAATAA